A part of Aegilops tauschii subsp. strangulata cultivar AL8/78 chromosome 2, Aet v6.0, whole genome shotgun sequence genomic DNA contains:
- the LOC109759233 gene encoding disease resistance protein RPS2, with protein MTICAALQPVCGFINNTGAPAATARRFSSFVCIKRNRRALTKAIEDLQAVEKVVQEQVSVETNQLNKCDPRVELWLSRVDGVLVPIDAIEQECDQLMQYSCFCSSSLSLGKRYRLGKRVLEILEDLRGLIEEGNQFKVFGSKPLPALVEDQPRIEALGIKPVLKNLWEFFNSGNVGIIGIWGPGGVGKTTLLNTFNNELKEWGTDYQVVIMIEVSNSGNLNIAAIQRMITDRLGLPWNDIETVQTRARFLAKALGRKKFIILLDDVRNKFKLEDVGIPTPDSEIKSKLILTSRDEDVCYQMGAYQSLIKMEYLEKESAWELFQNNLSTNAIAAIESPAPNVVREHAEAIVQSCGGLPLALKVIGRAVAGLTEPEDWSLAVQATKDDIKDLHGVPEMFHKLKYSYDKLIKQQQRCFLYCTLFPEYGSIRKDKLVEYWMADGLIPQDPKKGHRIIRSLLSACLLESCKSDSSEVKMHHIIRHLGISLAVRENIIVKAGMSLERAPSEREWQAARRISLMFNDIRDLCISHECRNLVTLLVQHNPNLERLSPTIFKFMPSLRVLDLSHTSITTLPPCETLSKLKYLNLSHTCIERLPEEFWVLKELTHLDLRVTKALKETFDNCSKLHKLRVLNLFRSNYGIRDVNDLNIDSLKELEFLGITIYAEDVLKKLTKTHPLAKSTQRLSLKHCDQMQSIQISDFTHMVQLGELYVESCPDLKQLIADSDKRRSCLQVLTLAELPALETVLIGSSPHHFRNLLEITISHCQKLHDVTWVLKLEALEKLSIYHCHELEQVVEETTDEVESKSSGIEQGSTQRCRRKNGFSEEQEIHGMVDDAWNEYAKYYQIMTKSGRINGTEHQVDFPKLRSLVLTDLPKLRRVCIPRDFPCLESIRVEDCPNLKTIPLGQTYDCQRLNRICGSYAWWEKLEWGGKDIMESKYFIPIQDKD; from the exons ATGACGATTTGTGCAGCCCTGCAGCCTGTGTGTGGCTTCATCAATAACACAGGGGCGCCGGCAGCTACTGCAAGACGTTTCTCATCTTTCGTTTGCATCAAGCGCAACCGAAGAGCCCTTACGAAAGCCATTGAAGACCTACAAGCTGTAGAGAAGGTGGTTCAAGAACAAGTTAGCGTTGAAACCAACCAGCTCAACAAGTGCGATCCTCGAGTCGAATTATGGCTGAGCAGAGTTGATGGAGTCCTCGTTCCAATTGATGCCATCGAACAAGAGTGTGACCAACTCATGCAATACTCTTGCTTCTGTAGCTCTTCCCTAAGCCTTGGGAAACGCTATCGTCTTGGCAAGCGTGTTCTTGAGATTCTGGAGGATCTTCGTGGGCTAATTGAGGAAGGGAATCAATTCAAGGTATTCGGAAGCAAGCCTTTGCCAGCTTTGGTTGAGGATCAACCAAGGATAGAAGCCCTTGGCATCAAGCCTGTGCTGAAGAATCTCTGGGAATTTTTCAACAGCGGCAATGTGGGCATCATTGGAATTTGGGGTCCAGGAGGGGTTGGGAAAACAACCCTCCTCAACACCTTCAACAATGAACTCAAGGAGTGGGGCACCGATTACCAG GTGGTAATCATGATTGAAGTGTCCAACTCTGGAAATCTAAATATAGCAGCCATCCAGCGCATGATTACAGACCGCCTTGGCTTGCCTTGGAATGACATAGAGACAGTGCAAACTCGTGCCAGATTCTTGGCAAAAGCACTGGGAAGAAAGAAATTTATCATTTTACTGGATGATGTCCGGAACAAATTCAAATTAGAAGATGTCGGGATCCCAACCCCAGATTCTGAAATCAAAAGCAAGTTGATTCTTACCTCACGTGATGAGGATGTTTGCTATCAAATGGGAGCATACCAGAGTTTGATCAAGATGGAGTACCTAGAGAAGGAGTCAGCGTGGGAGCTCTTCCAAAACAATTTGAGCACTAATGCCATTGCAGCCATTGAGTCTCCTGCCCCTAATGTTGTACGAGAGCATGCTGAAGCAATTGTCCAGAGCTGTGGTGGTTTGCCACTTGCACTCAAGGTAATAGGGAGGGCCGTTGCTGGACTAACAGAACCCGAGGATTGGAGCCTGGCGGTGCAAGCAACCAAGGATGACATAAAGGACTTGCATGGAGTACCAGAAATGTTCCATAAATTGAAATACAGTTACGATAAGTTGATCAAGCAACAACAACGGTGTTTCCTGTACTGCACCCTTTTTCCAGAATATGGTTCAATCAGAAAAGATAAGCTTGTGGAGTACTGGATGGCAGATGGGTTGATACCTCAGGACCCCAAGAAAGGCCATCGTATAATCCGTAGCCTGTTGTCAGCATGCTTGTTAGAGAGTTGCAAATCTGACTCTTCGGAGGTCAAAATGCACCACATTATTCGCCATCTGGGGATTTCCCTTGCAGTGCGGGAAAATATTATTGTGAAGGCTGGAATGAGTTTGGAGAGGGCTCCATCAGAGAGAGAGTGGCAAGCAGCAAGAAGGATATCACTcatgtttaatgacataagggaccTTTGTATCTCACATGAGTGCAGGAATCTAGTAACTTTGCTAGTTCAGCATAATCCTAATTTGGAAAGGCTCAGTCCAACAATCTTCAAATTCATGCCTTCCTTGAGGGTCCTTGATCTTTCACACACCAGCATCACAACTCTTCCACCCTGTGAAACATTGTCCAAGCTTAAGTATCTCAATTTGTCCCACACATGCATTGAGAGGCTTCCTGAGGAGTTTTGGGTGCTCAAAGAACTAACCCATTTAGATTTAAGGGTTACCAAGGCCCTTAAAGAGACATTTGACAATTGTTCCAAGCTACACAAGCTAAGGGTCCTAAACCTCTTCCGAAGCAACTATGGGATTCGTGATGTTAATGATCTGAACATTGATTCCCTAAAGGAACTTGAGTTCCTTGGTATCACAATTTATGCTGAGGATGTGTTAAAGAAGTTGACCAAGACACATCCGCTGGCAAAGTCGACACAGCGCCTTAGCCTCAAACACTGCGATCAAATGCAGTCGATCCAAATATCAGACTTCACACATATGGTGCAACTTGGAGAGCTCTATGTTGAATCATGTCCTGACTTGAAACAGCTTATTGCTGACTCTGACAAGCGAAGATCTTGTCTGCAAGTGCTTACCCTTGCTGAACTTCCTGCTCTAGAAACAGTTCTTATTGGATCTTCGCCTCATCACTTTCGGAACCTCCTAGAAATTACAATCTCCCACTGCCAAAAATTGCACGATGTTACCTGGGTTCTGAAGCTGGAGGCACTTGAGAAGCTTTCTATCTATCACTGTCATGAATTAGAGCAAGTTGTTGAAGAAACAACTGATGAGGTGGAAAGCAAGAGTTCGGGAATTGAACAGGGCAGTACTCAGAGATGCAGGAGAAAAAATGGTTTCTCTGAAGAACAAGAGATACATGGTATGGTAGATGACGCATGGAATGAATATGCCAAATATTACCAGATTATGACCAAGAGTGGGCGGATCAATGGAACAGAGCACCAGGTAGACTTCCCAAAACTGAGATCATTGGTACTGACTGACCTACCAAAGCTGAGAAGGGTATGCATCCCAAGAGACTTTCCTTGTCTTGAAAGTATCAGGGTGGAGGACTGCCCGAATCTGAAAACAATTCCATTGGGTCAGACATATGATTGCCAGAGACTAAATAGGATTTGTGGATCATATGCCTGGTGGGAAAAGCTAGAATGGGGTGGCAAGGACATAATGGAGAGCAAGTATTTCATTCCCATCCAAGACAAAGACTAG
- the LOC109759225 gene encoding disease resistance protein RPS2 yields the protein MADAISAAGSCLQPLCECLDGTGMLDAAAREVASFLHLKSNWSDLDKAKKLLLAVETTVRARVTAEVDKLNICDPQVQVWLRRVEELQLDAIDEDYSQLRKYSCLGQCTIHAHWRASIGRRVLEALDEANKLIEEGRRFKKFGFKPLPKIVDPLPQIKTFGLETMLSQLYDLFEKGDSNIIGVWGQGGVGKTTLLHVFNNDLEKKAHDYQVVIFIEVSNSEALNTVEIQQTISERLNLPWNDAEPIAKRARFLIKALGRKRFVILLDDVRKKFCLEDVGIPTPDINSQSKLILTSRYREVCFQMNAQRSLIEMQILGNDASWELFLSKLSTETSAAVEPLGSQSATREHAMKIAQSCGGLPLALNVIGTAVAGLEEGEWQSAADAIATNMDNIDGVDEMFGRLKYSFDRLTPTQQQCFLYCTLFPEYGSISKEQLIGYWLAEGLLLNDSEKGYQIIRSLVSACLLQVSGSMSSKVKMHHVIRQLGLWLVNKSDTKFLVQPGMALDNAPSAEEWNEATRISIMSNNITELSFSPKCKNVTTLLMQNNPNLNKMSYGFFRTMSSLKVLDLSHTAITSLPECDALVALEHLNLSHTHIMRLPERLWLLKELRHLDLSVTVALEDTMNNCSKLHKLKVLNLFRSHYGIRDVDNLNLDSLKELLFLGITIYAEDVLKKLNMPRPLAKSTHRLNLKYCAEMQSIKISDLSHMEHLEELYVESCYDLNTVVADAELTTSQLQFLTLSVLPSLESVLVAPMSHNFQYIRKLIISHCPKLSNITWVRRLQLLERLVISHCDGVLEIVEDEEQYGEQMKMQDHASYEQEEHAMVETSRNDTGQSDFPKLRLIVLTGLKKLRSICKAREFPCLETLRVEDCPNLRSIPLSCTHNYWKLKQICGSVEWWEKLQWENRKEVACLDSKYFIPI from the exons ATGGCTGACGCGATCAGCGCCGCCGGTTCTTGCCTGCAGCCCCTCTGCGAATGCCTGGATGGCACAGGCATGCTGGACGCGGCGGCCCGGGAGGTCGCCTCGTTCCTTCACCTCAAATCCAACTGGTCCGATCTCGACAAGGCCAAGAAGCTACTGCTGGCTGTCGAGACGACGGTGAGGGCGCGAGTCACCGCAGAggtggacaagctgaacatctgTGACCCTCAGGTGCAGGTCTGGCTGAGGCGTGTTGAAGAGCTACAACTGGATGCCATCGACGAGGACTACAGCCAGTTAAGGAAGTATTCTTGCCTCGGCCAGTGCACCATCCATGCTCACTGGCGTGCATCGATCGGCAGGCGTGTTCTTGAGGCTCTAGATGAGGCAAATAAACTTATTGAAGAAGGGAGGCGGTTCAAGAAATTTGGATTCAAGCCCCTTCCCAAGATTGTTGATCCATTGCCTCAGATCAAGAcgtttggtttggagaccatgcTGAGTCAGCTCTATGATCTGTTTGAGAAGGGCGACTCGAACATAATTGGTGTGTGGGGTCAAGGAGGTGTTGGCAAGACGACGCTTCTACATGTTTTCAACAATGATCTTGAAAAGAAGGCCCATGATTATCAG GTTGTTATCTTTATTGAAGTATCCAATTCAGAGGCGCTGAACACAGTGGAGATACAACAGACTATCTCTGAAAGGCTCAACTTGCCATGGAATGATGCAGAGCCAATTGCCAAACGGGCCAGATTCTTGATAAAGGCACTTGGTAGGAAAAGATTTGTAATCCTGCTTGATGATGTAAGGAAGAAATTCTGTCTGGAGGATGTTGGTATCCCAACTCCAGATATCAACAGTCAGAGCAAGCTGATCCTCACATCACGTTACCGAGAAGTATGCTTCCAGATGAATGCACAAAGAAGCTTGATTGAGATGCAGATTTTGGGTAATGATGCTTCATGGGAACTGTTCTTGAGCAAGCTGAGCACGGAAACTAGTGCAGCAGTTGAACCCCTTGGTTCCCAGAGTGCTACTAGAGAGCACGCTATGAAAATAGCCCAAAGTTGTGGAGGCTTACCACTTGCACTCAATGTCATTGGGACTGCTGTGGCAGGCTTGGAAGAGGGAGAGTGGCAATCAGCTGCGGATGCAATTGCTACCAATATGGACAATATTGATGGTGTGGATGAAATGTTTGGTCGGTTGAAGTACAGCTTTGACAGGCTCACACCCACTCAACAACAGTGTTTCCTATACTGCACACTTTTTCCAGAATATGGATCCATTAGTAAAGAGCAACTTATTGGTTATTGGTTAGCTGAAGGTTTGCTATTAAATGATTCTGAAAAGGGTTATCAGATAATCCGCAGTCTTGTTTCAGCTTGCTTGTTGCAGGTCAGTGGCTCAATGTCTTCAAAGGTAAAAATGCACCATGTAATTAGGCAACTGGGGCTATGGTTGGTCAACAAGTCAGATACAAAGTTTCTTGTTCAACCAGGGATGGCCTTGGATAATGCTCCATCAGCTGAAGAATGGAATGAAGCTACAAGGATCTCCATCATGTCTAATAACATCACCGAGCTTTCTTTCTCACCAAAGTGCAAAAATGTCACCACTCTGTTGATGCAGAACAACCCAAATTTGAACAAGATGAGCTATGGATTTTTCAGAACTATGTCATCCTTGAAAGTTCTGGATCTTTCTCATACTGCAATAACATCACTTCCAGAATGTGATGCATTGGTTGCACTGGAGCATCTGAATTTGTCTCACACACACATTATGAGATTACCTGAGCGCCTATGGTTACTGAAAGAGTTGAGGCATTTGGATCTGAGTGTGACTGTTGCACTTGAAGATACCATGAACAACTGCTCAAAGTTGCACAAGTTGAAAGTGCTCAATCTCTTCCGCAGCCACTATGGTATCCGTGATGTTGACAACCTGAATCTGGATTCTCTGAAGGAACTACTGTTCCTTGGAATCACTATTTATGCAGAGGATGTGCTAAAGAAATTGAACATGCCTCGTCCTTTGGCAAAGTCAACACATCGCTTAAACTTGAAGTATTGTGCAGAGATGCAATCAATCAAAATCTCTGACCTCAGCCACATGGAGCACCTTGAGGAGTTGTATGTTGAATCATGCTATGACCTGAACACAGTGGTTGCTGATGCTGAGCTTACAACTTCACAGTTGCAGTTCCTGACCCTGTCAGTTCTTCCCTCGTTGGAAAGTGTCCTTGTTGCACCAATGTCCCATAATTTTCAGTACATCCGCAAATTGATCATTTCACACTGCCCCAAGTTGTCGAACATCACATGGGTCCGAAGGCTTCAGCTTCTTGAGAGGCTTGTCATATCTCATTGTGATGGGGTGCTCGAAATTGTTGAAGATGAGGAGCAGTATGGAGAACAAATGAAAATGCAGGATCATGCTTCATATGAACAAGAAGAGCATGCTATGGTAGAAACTTCACGGAATGACACAGGGCAGAGTGACTTCCCAAAGTTGAGATTGATCGTATTGACGGGACTTAAGAAGCTGAGAAGTATTTGTAAAGCAAGAGAATTCCCATGCCTTGAGACCCTTCGGGTGGAGGATTGCCCAAATCTGAGAAGCATCCCGCTAAGCTGCACGCATAACTATTGGAAACTGAAGCAGATATGTGGTTCAGTTGAATGGTGGGAGAAACTGCAGTGGGAAAATAGGAAGGAGGTGGCATGTCTGGACAGCAAGTACTTCATTCCAATCTGA